Proteins encoded by one window of Kribbella italica:
- a CDS encoding BTAD domain-containing putative transcriptional regulator, whose translation MRIAVLGPLAMWAADGSPLDVRGVRLRGLLARLALGAGKPVGVDTLVDGLWGSEAPSANALQSLVSRLRAGLPATESSISVQSGPAGYTLTIGPDCVDAVQFEELARRGRQLLAADPSQARELLSQADRLWRGEALADLRDLPFAQVEADRLTELRLGTAEDLAEAGIATGHARDVVADLERLTLAHPLRERPHELLIRALAADGRQAEALAAYERVRTTLADELGADPGSRLRDVHVAVLRGDEIDPPATSGGVQAVEPAPKPKSNLRTPLTSFVGRTEDVAELSRQLSDGTRLVTMVGPGGAGKTRLATETGRTLVNQSGDGIYFVELAPLAEEADVAPTLLSALGASEYVDTMQTTLTPKRFPTSRSATDRLVEVIADRRILLVLDNCEHLIQEVAGLVDSLLAQCPRLRVLTTSREPLGIPGEHLHQVGPLALPPVDATDDDYPAVRLFVDRARAVRPDFAITDANRQAIAEICRRLDGMPLAIELAAARLRALTPLQIVDRLNDRFRLLTSGSRTALPRHQTLRAVVEWSWELLEPDEQAVARRLSRFSGGATLEAAEQVCSGPGLPPEAVLDVLASLVDKSLVEAGAEERSVRYRMLETVRAYGAEQLAAAGEVDQVREAHAAYFGDLLRKAEPKLRTGDQLQWMARMDADNENLLDALRTAIDAGRANDSIKLVAVLGQYWNMRGRPSEAVAWFEAALAVPGPTKPLARALTVMLYSLGTLSNGADPSDSVTKAIRGLAEVRLLSRRHEEVRLSAVGWFTNAAWAAFRRDKATSFQQLEEARESIDPWTRNMAVMMTAMFRENEGDVEQMAADLQLAHDGFTALGDRWGTSLALRGLAAHAATHGDHQAAIDALTEAMRLTEELGTSEGMPQLLGQAATSRAELGDLDGAWSDVREAQRLAGETGGRGGQGTALMGMAALSRMAGRLDEALELAERALATLDPQAERMAPHGEAMVMTELARVMVAKGDLSGARRNIEPAVALALTTEDMPIASAVVEVAASVELMAGDAELAARTLGLAAAIRGVRTIPDQWVRGTVEGTLAALGEAAYETAFRSGAGLGHDDAMAELRKRFTLPTGRRRGGLLSSD comes from the coding sequence GTGCGCATAGCGGTGCTCGGTCCACTCGCGATGTGGGCGGCCGACGGATCACCGCTGGACGTCCGCGGCGTTCGGCTGCGTGGACTGCTGGCGAGGCTGGCTCTCGGTGCTGGGAAGCCGGTTGGGGTGGACACGCTCGTCGACGGGCTGTGGGGCAGTGAGGCACCGAGTGCCAACGCTCTGCAGTCGCTGGTCTCTCGGCTGCGGGCCGGTTTGCCCGCTACCGAGTCGAGCATCTCGGTGCAGTCCGGCCCAGCGGGCTACACGCTGACCATCGGGCCTGACTGCGTTGACGCGGTGCAGTTCGAGGAGCTGGCTCGGCGCGGGCGGCAACTGCTCGCCGCCGACCCGAGTCAGGCGCGCGAGCTGCTCTCCCAGGCCGACCGGCTCTGGCGAGGCGAGGCCTTGGCCGACCTGCGGGACCTGCCGTTCGCCCAGGTGGAGGCGGACCGGCTGACCGAGCTTCGACTGGGCACCGCGGAGGACCTGGCCGAGGCCGGGATCGCCACCGGTCACGCCCGCGACGTCGTGGCCGACCTCGAGCGACTGACCCTCGCCCACCCGCTGCGGGAGCGCCCGCACGAGCTGCTGATCCGCGCGCTCGCTGCCGACGGACGCCAGGCCGAGGCGCTCGCGGCGTACGAGCGAGTCCGTACGACGCTCGCCGACGAGCTCGGCGCCGACCCCGGCTCGCGGCTGCGCGACGTCCACGTGGCAGTGCTCCGCGGCGACGAGATCGACCCACCGGCCACCTCAGGCGGCGTACAAGCTGTTGAACCGGCCCCCAAGCCGAAGAGCAATCTGCGGACCCCGCTGACCAGCTTCGTCGGCCGGACCGAGGACGTGGCCGAGCTGTCACGGCAGCTGAGCGACGGCACCCGGCTGGTGACGATGGTCGGGCCAGGTGGCGCCGGCAAGACCCGGCTGGCGACCGAGACCGGCCGGACGCTGGTCAACCAGAGCGGTGACGGCATCTACTTCGTCGAGCTCGCACCGCTGGCCGAAGAGGCCGACGTGGCTCCGACGCTGCTGTCAGCGCTGGGCGCGAGCGAGTACGTCGACACCATGCAGACCACGCTGACACCGAAACGCTTCCCCACCAGCCGCTCGGCGACGGACCGGCTGGTCGAGGTGATCGCGGACCGCCGCATCCTGCTCGTGCTCGACAACTGTGAGCACCTGATCCAGGAGGTCGCCGGACTGGTCGACTCGCTGCTGGCGCAGTGCCCGCGGCTGCGGGTGCTCACCACCAGCCGCGAGCCGCTCGGCATCCCCGGCGAGCACCTGCACCAGGTCGGCCCGCTCGCGCTGCCGCCGGTCGACGCGACCGACGACGACTACCCGGCGGTCCGGCTGTTCGTCGACCGCGCCCGCGCGGTGCGCCCGGACTTCGCCATCACGGACGCGAACCGCCAGGCGATCGCGGAGATCTGCCGCCGGCTCGACGGGATGCCGCTGGCGATCGAGCTCGCCGCCGCCCGGTTGCGGGCGCTCACTCCCCTGCAGATCGTGGACCGGCTGAACGACCGGTTCCGCCTGCTGACCAGCGGCAGCCGTACGGCGTTGCCGCGGCACCAGACGCTTCGTGCGGTCGTCGAGTGGAGCTGGGAGCTGCTGGAGCCGGACGAGCAGGCCGTGGCTCGCCGCCTGTCGCGCTTCTCCGGTGGCGCGACGCTCGAGGCCGCCGAGCAGGTCTGCAGCGGACCGGGCCTGCCGCCCGAGGCTGTGCTCGACGTACTGGCTTCACTGGTCGACAAGTCGCTGGTCGAGGCCGGCGCCGAGGAGCGCTCGGTCCGGTACCGGATGCTCGAGACCGTCAGGGCGTACGGCGCCGAGCAGCTCGCTGCCGCCGGTGAGGTCGACCAGGTCCGCGAGGCGCACGCGGCGTACTTCGGTGATCTGCTGCGCAAGGCGGAACCGAAGCTGCGCACCGGCGACCAGCTGCAGTGGATGGCCCGGATGGACGCCGACAACGAGAACCTGCTGGACGCGCTGCGGACGGCGATCGACGCCGGCCGGGCCAACGACTCGATCAAGCTCGTCGCGGTCCTCGGTCAGTACTGGAACATGCGCGGCCGCCCGTCGGAGGCGGTGGCCTGGTTCGAGGCGGCACTCGCCGTACCGGGACCGACGAAACCGCTGGCCCGGGCGCTGACCGTGATGCTCTACTCGCTCGGCACACTGTCCAACGGCGCCGACCCTTCGGACTCCGTGACCAAGGCGATCCGTGGGCTGGCCGAGGTGCGGCTGCTCAGCCGGCGGCACGAGGAGGTCCGGCTGTCCGCGGTCGGCTGGTTCACCAACGCCGCGTGGGCCGCCTTCCGGCGGGACAAGGCGACCTCCTTCCAGCAGTTGGAGGAAGCCCGCGAGAGCATCGACCCCTGGACCCGGAACATGGCCGTGATGATGACGGCGATGTTCCGCGAGAACGAGGGCGACGTCGAGCAGATGGCGGCCGACCTGCAGCTCGCGCACGACGGGTTCACCGCGCTCGGCGACCGGTGGGGTACGTCGCTGGCGCTGCGTGGTCTGGCTGCTCACGCGGCGACCCACGGCGATCACCAGGCCGCGATCGACGCGCTGACCGAGGCGATGCGGCTGACCGAGGAGCTGGGCACCAGCGAAGGGATGCCGCAGCTGCTCGGGCAGGCGGCGACGAGCCGCGCGGAGCTGGGCGACCTCGACGGAGCGTGGTCCGACGTTCGTGAGGCGCAGCGGCTGGCCGGGGAGACCGGTGGCCGCGGCGGCCAGGGCACCGCGCTGATGGGGATGGCCGCGTTGAGCCGGATGGCCGGACGCTTGGACGAGGCGCTCGAGCTGGCCGAACGGGCGCTCGCGACGCTCGACCCGCAGGCCGAGCGCATGGCACCGCACGGCGAGGCGATGGTGATGACCGAGCTGGCCCGGGTGATGGTTGCCAAGGGCGACCTTTCCGGGGCCCGCCGCAACATCGAGCCGGCCGTCGCGCTGGCACTGACCACCGAGGACATGCCGATCGCGTCGGCCGTGGTCGAGGTCGCCGCGTCGGTCGAGCTGATGGCCGGTGACGCCGAGCTGGCGGCCCGGACCCTCGGCCTGGCCGCGGCGATCCGTGGCGTCCGGACGATCCCCGACCAGTGGGTCCGCGGGACCGTCGAGGGCACCCTTGCGGCGCTCGGCGAAGCGGCCTACGAGACGGCCTTCCGGTCCGGGGCGGGACTGGGGCACGACGACGCGATGGCCGAGCTGCGCAAGCGGTTCACCCTGCCGACGGGTCGCCGTCGCGGGGGTCTGCTGTCATCAGATTGA
- a CDS encoding SDR family NAD(P)-dependent oxidoreductase — MYDLTGRKALVTGGARGLGAGMAAALAAAGASVVIADVQEDLGRTTADELKQTGANAAFVPLDVTDDAQWETAIAAAVGELGGLDILVNNAGVELSGLVVDLDPDDVRKMLEINVLGTALGVKHAFRAMRPGGPAGSGGSVVNISSVAATIPFPGIAGYSATKSAVDRLTRVAAMESGKLGYGVRVNCVYPGLVPTEMGMKLAADMVTLGLWPSAEAAVGDVIGLTPLGRLGEVGDMADAVVFLASDAAKFITGAGLPVDGGMGM; from the coding sequence ATGTACGACCTGACCGGACGCAAGGCGCTGGTGACCGGGGGTGCCCGCGGCCTCGGCGCCGGGATGGCCGCGGCGCTCGCCGCCGCCGGAGCGTCGGTGGTGATCGCCGACGTCCAGGAGGACCTGGGCCGGACGACCGCCGACGAACTGAAGCAGACCGGCGCGAACGCCGCGTTCGTACCGCTCGACGTGACCGACGACGCCCAGTGGGAGACCGCGATCGCCGCCGCCGTCGGCGAGCTGGGCGGCCTGGACATCCTGGTGAACAACGCCGGCGTCGAGCTGTCCGGCCTGGTCGTCGACCTCGACCCGGACGACGTCCGCAAGATGCTGGAGATCAACGTGCTGGGCACCGCGCTCGGCGTGAAGCACGCGTTCCGGGCGATGCGCCCGGGCGGACCGGCGGGGTCTGGTGGCTCGGTGGTCAACATCTCCAGCGTCGCGGCGACGATCCCGTTCCCGGGCATCGCGGGCTACTCCGCGACCAAGTCCGCGGTCGACCGGCTGACCCGCGTGGCGGCGATGGAGTCCGGCAAGCTGGGGTACGGCGTCCGGGTGAACTGCGTCTACCCGGGCCTGGTCCCGACCGAGATGGGGATGAAGCTCGCCGCCGACATGGTCACCCTCGGGCTCTGGCCGTCCGCCGAAGCGGCGGTCGGCGACGTGATCGGGCTGACGCCGCTGGGGCGGCTCGGTGAGGTCGGCGACATGGCCGACGCGGTGGTCTTCCTGGCCTCCGACGCGGCCAAGTTCATCACCGGCGCGGGACTGCCGGTCGACGGTGGCATGGGGATGTGA
- a CDS encoding DinB family protein, translating to MTEVTRPPLTADERTQLIGWLDLQRSFVRMKCRDLSPADEHRKVLPTSPLMTVAGLVAHLRWNEYSWFQLNVAGVPDTGQTPWTDDGHVDAEMFVDDVPLAQLLDEYDEECARSNAAIADLSLDALEQGPPSMRAGGGAASLRYVLCHMIEETARHVGHLDIIREILDGHTSYTE from the coding sequence ATGACCGAAGTGACCCGTCCGCCGCTGACCGCGGACGAGCGAACCCAACTGATCGGCTGGCTGGATCTTCAGCGGTCGTTCGTGCGGATGAAGTGCCGTGACCTCAGCCCGGCCGACGAGCACCGCAAGGTGCTGCCGACGTCCCCGCTGATGACGGTCGCGGGCCTCGTGGCCCACCTGCGCTGGAACGAGTACTCCTGGTTCCAGCTGAACGTCGCCGGGGTGCCCGACACCGGGCAGACACCGTGGACCGACGACGGGCACGTCGACGCCGAGATGTTCGTCGACGACGTACCGCTGGCCCAACTGCTCGACGAGTACGACGAGGAGTGCGCCCGGTCGAACGCGGCCATCGCGGACCTCTCGCTGGACGCGCTCGAGCAGGGCCCGCCGTCGATGCGCGCGGGCGGAGGCGCCGCCTCGCTGCGCTACGTGCTCTGCCACATGATCGAGGAGACCGCCCGGCACGTCGGCCACCTCGACATCATCCGCGAGATCCTCGACGGCCACACGAGCTACACGGAGTAG
- a CDS encoding TetR/AcrR family transcriptional regulator, giving the protein MSDPSVRRYSGRSVDEWKAARRERLLDAALELFGTDGYPATSVERLCAQAKVSTRHFYHEFQNKEAVLLAVHAQVIELGVRSTGDALAATQDAPVRERIAAALDGYLQTIMTDLRRARISFVEVVGVSPAVEEQRIAFRELLVSSVVAIGDEAVARGEITRKDFRFLGLSFMGAVNTVVYDWMLADPRPPEQQVQAALRALAVNLMTADPRDGDPSAG; this is encoded by the coding sequence ATGAGCGATCCCTCCGTGCGCCGGTACTCCGGACGCTCGGTCGACGAGTGGAAGGCCGCCAGGCGGGAGCGCCTGCTGGACGCCGCGCTGGAGCTGTTCGGGACCGACGGGTATCCCGCGACCTCGGTGGAACGCCTGTGTGCACAGGCGAAAGTGTCGACCCGGCACTTCTACCACGAGTTCCAGAACAAGGAAGCCGTGCTGCTCGCGGTGCACGCCCAGGTGATCGAGCTGGGGGTGCGCAGTACGGGGGACGCGCTGGCGGCGACGCAGGACGCGCCGGTCCGCGAGCGGATCGCGGCGGCCCTCGACGGCTACCTGCAGACCATCATGACCGACCTGCGCCGGGCCCGGATCTCGTTCGTCGAGGTGGTCGGGGTGAGCCCGGCGGTGGAGGAGCAGCGGATCGCCTTCCGCGAGCTGCTGGTCTCCAGCGTGGTCGCGATCGGCGACGAGGCGGTGGCCCGGGGCGAGATCACCCGCAAGGACTTCCGCTTCCTCGGCCTGTCCTTCATGGGCGCGGTGAACACCGTCGTCTACGACTGGATGCTCGCCGACCCGCGTCCACCGGAGCAGCAGGTCCAGGCCGCCCTGCGCGCGCTCGCGGTCAATCTGATGACAGCAGACCCCCGCGACGGCGACCCGTCGGCAGGGTGA
- a CDS encoding TetR/AcrR family transcriptional regulator — MTEVTDRISRRQVDKFAERRAQLATSALRTLSELGYARTSLREIAQNSEFSHGVLHYYFRDKVELITACVRQYKAECVTRYDEIVVTATTAEGLHKDFADALATTCREDASMHRLWYDLRNQALFEESFRKDVLEIDQTLELMIWRVVTTYADLAERPLTVTPSTAYGVLDGLFTQALLRHLAGVPNATEDLAAAAHQTLPKLLEP; from the coding sequence ATGACCGAGGTGACGGACCGGATCTCGCGCCGGCAGGTGGACAAGTTCGCGGAACGCCGCGCGCAGCTGGCCACCTCGGCGCTCCGCACGCTGTCCGAGCTCGGGTACGCGCGGACCAGCCTGCGCGAGATCGCCCAGAACTCGGAGTTCTCGCACGGGGTGCTGCACTACTACTTCCGCGACAAGGTCGAGCTGATCACCGCCTGCGTGCGGCAGTACAAGGCCGAGTGCGTCACCCGGTACGACGAGATCGTGGTCACCGCCACCACCGCCGAAGGCCTGCACAAGGACTTCGCCGACGCCCTGGCGACCACCTGCCGCGAGGACGCCTCGATGCACCGCCTCTGGTACGACCTGCGCAACCAGGCCCTCTTCGAGGAGTCCTTCCGCAAGGACGTCCTGGAGATCGACCAGACCCTCGAACTGATGATCTGGCGGGTGGTCACCACGTACGCCGATCTCGCCGAGCGCCCCCTGACCGTCACCCCGTCCACGGCGTACGGCGTCCTCGACGGCCTCTTCACCCAGGCCCTCCTCCGCCACCTCGCCGGCGTCCCGAACGCCACCGAAGACCTGGCCGCCGCAGCCCACCAAACCCTCCCAAAGCTCCTGGAGCCCTGA
- a CDS encoding AMP-binding protein: MRLYDYLDKGASLGPAAPCLTMDGTSLSYGEVQELSYQVARALAKSGIGPGDKVAILSANNPIAFACVFGISRAGAVWCPVNPRNEAAENRDLLDGFDCSVLVFQRAFLPLVQRILPELPKLRLAVCLDDSLPEANSLAEWLAGVPAEPWQAEPVDDVAMLVGTGGTTGRPKGVMLTGRNLETMSAITLMAYPFEGRPVYLALAPLTHAAGVLCFPVLTLGGEIVVMPKPDLPAFLGLVERHRVTHTFLPPTLIYMLLAEESLPSTELSSLQCFWYGAAPMSATRLEEALERIGPVMAQLFGQSEAPMMIATMAPADHFHPDGSPAVERFASAGRPSPLIQVAIMADDGRLLDHGGRGEIVVRGSLVMAGYYGDPEATAAASAYGWHHTGDIGFLDDDNYLYIVDRAKDMIITGGFNVYSAEVEQTLMTYPAIQDCAVVGLPDDKWGERVTAVLQLHPGLTVSESEVRNYVKSRLGSVKTPKQVVVWTELPRSKVGKVLKAEVKAILLSSGTADR; this comes from the coding sequence GTGCGGTTGTACGACTATCTGGACAAGGGGGCGTCGCTCGGTCCGGCGGCGCCGTGCCTGACGATGGACGGGACCAGCCTGAGCTACGGCGAGGTGCAGGAGCTGTCGTACCAGGTCGCCCGGGCGCTGGCGAAGTCCGGCATCGGGCCGGGCGACAAGGTCGCGATCCTGTCGGCGAACAACCCGATCGCGTTCGCGTGCGTCTTCGGGATCTCCCGGGCCGGCGCGGTCTGGTGCCCGGTGAACCCGCGCAACGAGGCGGCCGAGAACCGGGACCTGCTGGACGGGTTCGACTGCTCGGTCCTGGTGTTCCAGCGGGCGTTCCTTCCGTTGGTGCAACGGATCCTGCCCGAGCTGCCGAAGCTGCGGCTGGCCGTCTGCCTGGACGATTCCTTGCCTGAGGCAAACAGTCTCGCGGAGTGGCTGGCCGGCGTACCGGCGGAGCCGTGGCAGGCCGAACCGGTCGACGACGTCGCGATGCTGGTCGGCACCGGCGGTACGACGGGGCGGCCGAAGGGCGTGATGCTGACCGGACGCAACCTGGAGACGATGTCGGCGATCACGCTGATGGCCTACCCGTTCGAGGGCCGGCCGGTCTACCTCGCGCTCGCGCCGCTGACGCACGCGGCCGGCGTACTGTGCTTCCCGGTGCTGACGCTCGGCGGCGAGATCGTCGTGATGCCGAAGCCCGACCTGCCCGCGTTCCTGGGCCTGGTCGAGCGGCACCGGGTCACGCACACGTTCCTGCCGCCGACGCTGATCTACATGCTGCTGGCCGAGGAGTCCTTGCCCAGTACGGAGCTGAGCTCGCTGCAGTGCTTCTGGTACGGCGCGGCGCCGATGTCGGCCACCCGTCTGGAGGAGGCGCTGGAGCGGATCGGGCCGGTGATGGCCCAGCTGTTCGGCCAGAGCGAGGCGCCGATGATGATCGCGACGATGGCGCCGGCCGACCACTTCCACCCCGACGGGTCGCCCGCGGTCGAGCGGTTCGCGTCCGCGGGGCGGCCGAGTCCGCTGATCCAGGTCGCGATCATGGCGGACGACGGACGGCTCCTGGATCACGGTGGACGCGGGGAGATCGTGGTCCGGGGGTCGCTCGTGATGGCCGGGTACTACGGGGATCCCGAGGCGACCGCGGCCGCGTCGGCGTACGGATGGCACCACACGGGGGACATCGGGTTCCTTGACGACGACAACTACCTCTACATCGTGGACAGGGCGAAAGACATGATCATCACCGGTGGGTTCAACGTGTACTCGGCCGAGGTCGAGCAGACGCTGATGACGTACCCAGCGATCCAGGACTGCGCGGTGGTCGGGCTGCCCGACGACAAGTGGGGCGAGCGGGTCACCGCCGTACTGCAGCTGCACCCGGGGCTGACCGTGTCGGAGTCGGAGGTCCGCAACTACGTGAAGAGCCGGCTGGGCAGCGTGAAGACGCCGAAGCAGGTCGTGGTGTGGACCGAGCTGCCGCGGTCGAAGGTCGGCAAGGTGCTCAAGGCCGAGGTGAAGGCAATCCTGTTGAGCTCCGGCACCGCGGACCGCTAG
- a CDS encoding serine hydrolase, translating to MTDIAAQTQTALTRIITERQTKGRVPGLVGAVARGGKLAWSGGVGSASLDKPGVAPTADTQYLIASHSKTFTAVAIMALRDEGKLSLDDTVDRLIPESKHAGVTVRQMLSHVSGMQREPVGDVWDVMAFPDRAELIAGWNEAERIGKPHHRFHYSNLVYSVLGEIIARLDGRSWYESIQARILQPLEMRRTTVGMDGGPAASGYYVPPFSDVPVPEPLLSLGAMDACGGLASTAEDLARWTSFLADPTDEVLSKDTLDEMCQPQIMADLDRWQLGFGLGFMLLRVGERVFIGHTGGMPGHITGTFLHRPSGTAGIALMNTSAAPSPAALATDLAIKVLDDDPVLPEPWTPGTTIPTELAGVLGTWFTEGSPFVFSVREGHLEAKSPAAADYVAPAVFEQISPDVYRTVSGRETGELLRITRNAEGTPVKLNWATYLCTRDPLAFGQHL from the coding sequence GTGACAGACATCGCCGCGCAGACACAGACCGCGCTCACCCGGATCATCACCGAGCGTCAGACCAAGGGCCGGGTTCCGGGCCTGGTCGGCGCCGTCGCTCGTGGCGGGAAGCTCGCCTGGTCGGGCGGCGTCGGCTCGGCCTCGCTGGACAAGCCCGGCGTCGCGCCGACCGCCGACACGCAGTACCTGATCGCCTCGCACAGCAAGACGTTCACCGCGGTCGCGATCATGGCCCTGCGCGACGAGGGCAAGCTCAGCCTCGACGACACCGTCGACCGGCTGATCCCGGAGAGCAAGCACGCCGGCGTCACCGTGCGGCAGATGCTCAGCCACGTCAGCGGCATGCAGCGCGAGCCGGTCGGCGACGTCTGGGACGTGATGGCCTTCCCGGACCGCGCCGAGCTGATCGCCGGCTGGAACGAGGCCGAGCGGATCGGCAAGCCGCACCACCGGTTCCACTACTCCAACCTCGTGTACTCCGTGCTCGGCGAGATCATCGCGCGCCTCGACGGCCGGTCCTGGTACGAGTCGATCCAGGCCCGCATCCTGCAGCCGCTGGAGATGCGCCGCACCACGGTCGGGATGGACGGCGGCCCGGCCGCGTCCGGGTACTACGTGCCGCCGTTCAGCGACGTACCGGTGCCTGAGCCGTTGCTCTCGCTCGGCGCGATGGACGCCTGCGGCGGCCTGGCCAGCACCGCCGAGGACCTGGCCAGGTGGACCTCGTTCCTGGCCGACCCGACCGACGAGGTGCTCTCCAAGGACACCCTCGACGAGATGTGCCAGCCGCAGATCATGGCCGATCTGGACCGCTGGCAGCTCGGCTTCGGTCTCGGCTTCATGCTGCTCCGGGTCGGTGAGCGCGTCTTCATCGGCCACACCGGCGGCATGCCCGGCCACATCACCGGCACCTTCCTGCACCGCCCGTCCGGTACGGCGGGCATCGCGCTGATGAACACCTCCGCCGCACCGTCCCCGGCCGCCCTCGCCACCGACCTGGCCATCAAGGTCCTCGACGACGACCCGGTCCTGCCCGAGCCCTGGACCCCCGGCACGACGATCCCCACCGAGCTGGCCGGCGTCCTCGGCACCTGGTTCACCGAGGGCTCGCCCTTCGTCTTCTCGGTCCGCGAAGGCCACCTCGAAGCCAAGTCCCCGGCCGCCGCCGACTACGTCGCCCCGGCGGTCTTCGAACAGATCTCCCCTGACGTCTACCGCACCGTCTCCGGCCGCGAGACCGGCGAACTCCTCCGCATCACCCGCAACGCCGAGGGAACCCCAGTGAAGTTGAACTGGGCAACATACCTGTGCACCCGCGACCCCCTGGCCTTCGGCCAGCACCTGTAG